The genomic stretch GATTCCCGGGGATGTCGAGCCGGAGACGATTGCCGGTATTATAGCCGATGAAGCAGCTATTGGGATGATTAATAAGAAGACAACCGCGGTGCGGGTCATTCCCGCCATCGGCAAAAAGGTCGGCGAGCGGGTAGAATTTGGTGGACTGTTGGGAGGAGCTCCGGTCATTAGGCTTAATCCCTTTTCCTCCCGTGACTTTATCCGCCGCGGGGGCAGAATTCCGGCGCCGATCACGAGTCTGTCGAATTAAGTGAAGAGGACATAGCAGATATAGAAAAAGGAACAAGCAGCTTTGATGAACTGCACCCAATTGTTAGACATACCCAACAATTGGAGGTTGGAAATGGTATGATAAACTGGACACTAAGATAAGAGAAAAAGGTGACAGTTTATGAGTAGGAGAAGTTATGGTTGGATCCCTTTTTCCACAAACAAATATTGCATATAAGCTTCTCTTACTTTTCCGTAAAGTAGCCTTGATATAGGAGCGCTTTGATGAGCATATGTAATAAGTTCTCTGCCGTTTATTTCCTGTATACAGCACATATTTACGATACACGAACGGTGCACTTTAACGAACTCTTCACGGCTCAGTAGCTCAGGCTCAAAGTCGGAGAGCGAACCATAGATTTCTTTTACACTGCCATCATTGATGTGAAAATATAGCTTCTTATTGATGACTTCTAAAAACTCTAGCCTACTAAAGGGTATACGCATCACTCCCGAGGCTGTCTTAATATTTAAGGCAGCCTCTTCTTTATGTGAATCCAGAAAAAGGCTATCCAGAACAGGGTAGAGCTTTTCTGGGGCACAGGGTTTGAGTAAATAGTAATAAGCATCGACAGCATAGCTTTCAATTGCAAATTCAGGTGAAGATGTCAAGAAGATAATTCTTACCTCACTGTCAAATCGCCTAATTTCATGAGCTGCCTCCATACCATTTACTCCAGGCATTAGTATGTCAAGTAGTAGGACATCATAGATACCTTTACGCATGGTTTCTAAAAGTTCTATGGCATTGGAGAAAGTCACATATTTCATAGTGGCTTTCTTCTCAGCTTGATATTTTTTCATTAGATTAGTAAGACGAGTAAGCTCTTGTACATCATCATCACAAATAGCAATCTTTAGCACTACGATGCCTCCTAGTGTTAATATAACCCAAGTATATTTTATCATAATAACAGAGAATAGTTTGAATCTTGGTCAAACTTTCAGGACGAAAAAACTACATTTCACGCCCTCAACAGTTTTAGGAAGTTTATTTTGCTATGCTGATAACAAGGTATTTACGCCAAGGAAATTTATGAGAAGAGGAGATTGATCAATGAAAAAGTTATTAGTAGTCCTTATGATAGCGGTTATGTCTTTAAGTCTTATAGGCTGTGGAGGAGATGAGGCTCCGGCTTCTGCGCCAGCTAGCAATCCACCTACAAACGAAGTGCCTGCGGACCAGGTGGCCCAGGTGCAAGCGTTGGCTAATGCAGATTATGCTCAGCTCCAAGAACTAATGGAAGGTATCGTCGAACACCAAAACATGGGACCGGAATTCGCAGCTCTGCGTCAAAAGGTAATCGATGGCCAAGCTGAAGAAAGTGCCCTGTTAGAAGCCACGAAGCAGTTGGCTGATCATGCACAAGCCCTGCTGGAGACTGCGGAAAAAGCGCAGTGGAAGACGGAGTATTATAAGGAGCATGTTGCCCTTCTAACTGCTTCGATTAGAGCCTTAGCTGATGGGGAACGTTTAAGCTATGAAGCGGGTGTAGAAAATGATGAATCCAAGCTGGTTCAAGTGGCTGAATTAATGGCCGAATATGATAAAAAATTAGGTGAATTCCTTGACCGGTTGGAGAAATAAATTTTGAACTTTTAACTAAGAGCAGACAGATAGATAGATAGATAGTATACTTTCAGCCTGCTCTTTTATTTTATGATTGAGGAGTGATTTGCTTTGCCAACTACATTGATTATTTTAGGTGTTGCTGTCGTTCTGGTTGTTTTATGGGTTATGTCCACACAGCGTAGATTAGTAGTGTTAGATGAGAACATCAATAATGCCATGAGTCAGATAGGGGTTCAGCTATCCTCACGCTTTGATGCTCTGACGGCCCTGCTGGATTTAACGAAGGGCTATGCCAAGCATGAAAGTGAAACTCTAATCGAGACGATTAAGTCCCGTCGTAGTGTCATTACTGCCAAATCAACCCCGAACGAGGTCTTACGCCAGGAGGGGATCATAGCGGAAGCGTTAGGCAGGATTGCCATGGTGGCTGAGCAGTACCCAGAGCTTAAAGCTAACGAAACCTATGCTGAGACAATGGATGCTGTCAATACATATGAAAACCTGGTGCGCAACAGCCGTCTTATTTATAACGATAGTGTGACAAAGCTGAATCGCGAGATCCGCATGTTTCCTGTGTTGCTCATCGCCGGTATGTTGGGCTTTCGGCAAAGAGATTACCTGCAGGAGCAGGAAGGCAAGACGGTTATGCCGAGCATGAAATGAGGTCTGCTATGAAAACAATGATGAGATATAGCTGCGGAATTTTGCTAGTTGTTTTGCTGTTAACTATTGGCCCTAAGCCGACTTATGCTCAAAACCATGTCCGCACCATAGATATTGAGGCAGTCATCTATGACGATGGTTCAATGTATATTACCCAGGTCTGGGAGGGTGACTTTGACGAAGGAACCGAAATCTACATTCCTATGGCTGCTCCCGATTATCTGCAGATCAGTGACTTAAGAGTGGCTGACCACAATGGTGTCTATCAGGTTGTGGAGCCTTGGGATCTGGAGGCCGGCTTTGCGGAGAAAGCCTCCAAATGTGGGCTCAACTACACGGAGGAAGGTTATGAGATCTGCTTCGGACTTAGCGAGTACGGCACCAACCGTTATGCGATTGAGTATCGGCTGAAAAATGTCATTGGTAGCTATACCGATCTCGATGGAGTGAATTTTCGCTTTGCCAACAAGGGTATGAATACGACTCCCACGGATGTGAAAGTAGACATACGCTTAGCTGATGGAACACCTCTCAAGGATGAAGGCAGTGACATCTGGGCTTTTGGTTATGAGGGACAGGTGCTTTTTGAAGATGGGGCCATTAGAGCCTATACAGAAAAACCGCTTACTGAATACAACCATGTGACAGTCATGCTGAGCCTTGAGAAGGGTCTTCTGAATCCCTCAAGAACGGAGAGTGTTAGCTTCGCAGAGGTCAGAGAGCAAGCCTTTCAAGATAGCGATTATGACGATGAAGGCTCAGGGGAGGAAGTCTCAGCGCTAGCAGTATTTTTAACGGTAGCGCTCTCTATTGGGATCCCGCTGGCCCTTATCCTGCTGATTAGCAAGCTAAGAAAGCGCAGTGCAGCTAAGAAGATGCAAGAGTTCGGGCAGCGCTGGGGATATTTTCGCGAGGTTCCCAACAGCGGCAATGTTCAAGCAACTTACGCCTTGGGCAGATTGTTTGAGCTTTGTGAGGAGGGCGCTATCTTGGGGACGGGAATGCTGCGCTTGATTCAATTGGGTTGTTTAGCCCCTGTCCGGCTGGAAGAAGTGGGATTTATGGGCAAGACAAAGGAAATTGTTAGCTTAGAGCTTAAAGGCAGTAACCACAAAGAGATGAACGAATATGATGAGTATTTGTATACAGTTTTAGAAGGAGCAGCAGGGTCTGATGGAATTTTACAGCCAAAGGAATTGCCAAGGTTTGCTGAAAGAAATGATACCTTGCTACGAAATTATCTTGATCAATCGAATGCAGGGGGACTTAAGTATTTGCAGGAAAGGCAATGCCTGACAAGCTGGGAGCCGCCTTTAAAACTAAAGCATCTAACTCCTAGTGGCGAAAAAGAGTTAGGCGAGCTAGTGGGCTTTAAGCAGTATCTGGAGGATTTTTCCTTGGTGGCCGAGCGGGGAGTGGAAACAATGCCTATCTGGCAAGAGCTCTTATCCTATGCCTTGCTCTTTGGCATTGCGGACAAGGTTGCGGAACAGATGCAGGAAGTCTATCCGCAGCTGGGGCGAGAAGTGGAGCAATACAGCCAAAACTTAAAGACATCTTATGCCTATAGTCATCTGTTGGTAACTCACATGCTTCAAGCTGAAGAAAGACGAGCCCAGGCAGCCCGTAGCAAGGGTAGTGGTGGGTTTTCATCCTTGGGAGGCGGTGGAGGCTCAATAGGCGGTGGTCGTGGCGGTGGAACAAGGTAACGAATTTTTAAAGGGAGGCATTTACTATGGGATTATTTTCATCCAAGAAAAACCCTTGCGGAATTTGTGGGGGGGCAACCCCGAGGATTTTTGCCAGAGTGATTGAAGAACAGCCCCTTTGCAGTGATTGTAACGATAGAATCGATATGGAGCCCAGCTTGCAGGATAATTTGACCCTTCAAAGTATCAAAGAGCATTTTGTGTATTTGGAGGAAAACCAGGTACTGCGCGACAACTTTGTGATATCAAAAGATCTCGATTTTGGGTTTTTCTGTGAAAAAGTTATCTTTGATTTTTATAATAAGCTTTTTTGTATGAGTGGAGAACCTGACAAGATGGTTTTTGCAGGTAGCCATCTCAAGTCTTTTACGATTAAAGAGGATCAGGAGACTCTTTTTGAAGGATCTTCTGCTGGATTAAAGCGTTATACGAGCAGTGTGCCTGACCGTGTTGCCGCTCTAGCTCCTCAGTTGGCTATGGTTAGAATGACAGCGCAGGTAGCTAATCAGCTTGATCGGGATGAAGATAACAAAAATAGCTATCGCCCAAGAATGGATATGCCTGAGCCCTTTGAAGAATTTCACATTGAGCTGAAGCTGGAGCATCCTTATTGGCAGACTATCGAATTTAAAGTAAGTGGCCCGGATTTCAACAATACCCACCCCGATGCGAACTCCTTTATGCGTGAGTATGATCAGACTGCGGCTAAGTTAGAAGAGCTAGCTGGCTCCTTGATGCATATTGCTTTCCCGGATGCGGAGGAAATGCTTGTGGGTTGGGTTAATCCTTTACAACAGGCAATGGCAGCGGAAAGGCCGGTGGACAGCATCGAAGAGATTAGACGCTTTAAAGGCTTGCTGGAAGAAGGTCTTATCACAGAGGAGGAGTTTGCAGCTAAGAAAAAACAGCTCTTAGGAATCTAGTTATTAAAGCTTGACTCTATAGTTAATAACTTAAGCAGCGTAGATTGGGAGGATGCCCCAGTCACCTTTGAGACCATTGACGGGTAGATCTTCACCAGCGTGTAGTGAGGATAAACAAAAAAGGATGAATAAGTGAGAAAAACCGAACAAGATAGAAAATGCAAATAAGCATAAGAGGAGGAATTGCATTGCTTAAGAAACGAATTCTCAGTATACTGCTGGTGCTCTGTATGGTGCTTACCATGGTGCCGGCTGAGGTGTTTGGGGAGGGCGAACCACCGTCACCACCAACAGTAACAAGTGTAAGTGCTACAACTACAAACGGTTCCTATAAGCAAGGAGACACGATAGCCATAACCGTAACCTTCAGCAGCGCGGTTACCGTAACCGGTACACCACGGTTGGGGCTGGAGACCGTAACAACGGACCGGACTGCAAGCTATGGTTTCAGAGGCGGCACAAATACCTTAACCTTCATTTACACGGTTCAGGCCGGAGACAGCGCGGAGGACCTTGACTATAAGGCCACAGATTCGCTGAAGTTAAACGGAGGAACCATTATAGCGGGAGCAACAGATGCAATTCTAACCTTGCCGGATCCCGGGGCACCAGGTTCTCTCGGGGCCAACAAGGACATCGTTATTGACGGAATTGCCCCGAGCGCAATTACCATATCAGCCCAGAACACCATTCCGGCAGGTGGAAGCGTCACCCTGACAGCCGTGGGAGGCCCGCTAGCCATTGGTTCCTGGACGGCCATCTTTAACCAAATCAAAGCAAACACAGCCGCAGGAGCAAACTGGATCACCGGAATTGCAGCGAGCGATTTAACCATGTCCCCGGCAGGCGACGGCGTAAGCGCGACCCTGAATAACGGCGGCGCCAGTGCGGCAACCATCGCCGCAGATTTTGTCATTACAGCGGCCAACGTTGTTGACCGCGCCGGTAATATGGCAGCAGGAAATATCACGATAGATTCGGCTCATGCCTTAGTAGTCGGCGATGTGTTCACCGCCAATATTACAGTGGGCGCTGCAGCTGTTCCCTGCACCTATAAAATTATAGAGGTGCCTGCGGGCGAAGGCACTTTCGGAAAGGTGCAGATCGGTGATGGTATGAATAGTGCAATTGCGCCAGATACCGCAGGTCAGCTAATCATTCCCCCTACTGTTGTAAAAGATGGCAAGACCTACGACGTTACTGCCATCGGTAATAATGCCTTCACTAACTGCACCCAGCTTAATGGCACCCTGAACCTACCCGCCAGCGTGACCACTATTGGTGTTGCAGCCTTCGACGGCTGCAGTGGTCTTACCGGCACCCTGAACCTACCCGCCAGCGTGACCACTATTGGTGTTGCAGCCTTCGACGGCTGCAGTGGTCTTACCGGCACCCTGAACCTACCCGCCAGTGTGACCACTATTGGTGTTAGAGCCTTCACGAACTGCAGCGGTTTTACCGGCAATCTGACCATACCCGCCGGTGTGACCACTATCAGTGTTTATGCCTTTAATGGCTGCAGTGGTCTCAACGGCCTGAGCTTTGCTCCAGGCAGTCAGCTTACGACCATTGGTCCTGAAGCATTTCAAGGCTGCAGCAACCTGACCGGCACCCTGACCATACCGGCCGGTGTGACCATTATTGATCCATATGCTTTCGAAGGCTGCAGTGGTCTGACCGCTGTAAGCTTTCTGGGAAACACACGGCCTAATATGTTAGAGGTTGGTGATGTTTTTTTAAACTGCACGCTCCTTGCTACCGTCTATGTTCCCGGTACCTGGGAAGAGGGGAATTCGGTTACCCTTCCAGGTATTGCGACAGCCTATACGACCGCAAACGGAAAGCTGATCAGGGAGATTGTGGAGATTGCCTTCAACGGTCTGACTGCCAACGGGGTAGCAAATACCACCACAACAACCGAGCTGACTCTTACCTTTGACAGCAGCGTAACAGGACTTGCAGCCGGGGATATCACCCTGACTGGTGCAACCAAAGGTGCCTTAAGTGCCACAGAGACAAACGGCGTGTATAAACTGGCGATTTCCGACATTACCGTTGCCGACAGCGCCAATGTAACCGTAGCGGTTGCTAAAACAGGCTTTGCTTTTACCCCATCCAGCAAAACGGCGGCGGTGTATGTGGGTTCAGCACTGGTAGCTCCGAGTATCACCACCACCAACCTACCGGGGGGCACAGTGGGAACAGCGTATTCACAGACGCTTGCTGCCACAGGGAGTACGTCGATTACCTGGTCGCTGGACAGCAGTAGTTTGCCGGCAGGTTTGACCCTGGCCGCAGGCACCGGCACGATCAGCGGCACACCCACGACCAGCGGAAGCGTGACCTTCACGGTTAAAGCCACAAACGGAGTAAGTCCGGATGATACACAAGAGCTGAGCATCACCATCGCTGCCCGGCCATCATCAGACGGCGGAGGCGGTGGCGGTTCTGTCCCGGCCCCAACCCCAACCCCAACCGCCGGAATCTTTACCTTTACCCCTACTCAGCTTACGGAGATGATCAGCGGCAACCAGGCCATTCAAGTGGAAAACGGCCTGCAAATTACTGCCCAGCCGCAGGATATCCCCCGCGCCGAGGGTGAAGCCCTTGTGATCAAAGCCTCGGAAATCAAAGAATCAAATACCCTTAATTCCTTCTATCTGACCTATCCCGACCAACAGGGCCTTCGCAAAGGCTACAACATTACCTTTGCTACCGAGAAAGACGGACAGACCAATAATATTACCCAGCTAAAGGGGAAGATCACTTTAACCTTCCAGCTGACGGAAGAAGAAATCCAGAGCATCGATCCCAGTACACTAGTGGTTTATAAGGAGGGTGGTGACGGGGGCATTACGACTCTGGTCGGAACCTTTGACTGGGAAAACAATGCCTTTAGCGTCACCACCGACCACCTATGCAACTTCTATCTAATGGCTCAAAAAGGTATTCCGGCCCAAAGACTCAGTGGGGCCAATCGCTATGAGACTGCGGCGGCCATCAGCCGTCAGGGTTGGAAAACGGCTAATAATGTTGTCTTAGCCAGTGGTGAGGATTATCCTGATGCTTTGGTGGCAGCGACCCTGGCTGGGGTGAAGGATGCTCCGGTTCTCCTGACAGCTAAAGACAGCTTAAGTCCGGAGACATTACGGGAGATTCAGCGTCTGCAAGCTAAAAACATTTATATTCTGGGTGGTTCGGGAGTGATCGCTCTAGCAGTGGAGGACCAGTTGGCTCAAAACTATACTACTCAACGTATCTATGGTGTGAATCGCTATGAAACTGCCGTAAAGATGGGAGAGTTGATCCAGTCCGATAAGGCAAACACCGCTAACTATAACACATCAAAAACAGTCATCCTGGCAACGGGTCTAGATTATCCCGATGCCTTGAGTATCGCACCTTTTGCGGCTCAGTACGCACTGCCGATTCTCTTTACCGGAAAAGAAGCTTTGCAGGAAAAGACGGCTCAAGCTTTACGAGATTGGGGCATTGAGGAGGTTATCCTGGTGGGTGGCTCAGGGGTCATAGCCGAAGCTGTGGGAGATACTCTTGAAAACCAGCTAAAGATAAAAATCACTCGCCTCAGTGGCAGTGATCGTTATCAAACCAGTCTGGCCATAGCCCAATACTTTGAGAACTATGGCGTGGCAGATCAAAGCAATGCCAGTACAAACAACTCAGCAAAGCTATATACCAAAGCGGCTTTTGCAACAGGGGAAAGCTATGCCGATGCACTGGCTGGAGCAGCACTGGCCGGCAAAGAAAGAATGCCCCTCTTCCTGGTGAATGAATCCTCTCTCCGTACGGAGCTAAGTGCTTTTTTACAAGAGCGGCAGCTCCAAAAGATCTATGTCTTAGGAGGTGAAGGTGCACTTTCTGAGGTAGTGAAAAAGGAAATTAGTATTAAAGCCCAGCAATAGCCGGTAGAAGTAGAAGGTAACTATTTGCTGATTAACACAAAAAAGCGTGCCGCCAAGAGGTTGTAAATAACCCAGAGCGGCACGCTAGCCAACACAATAAAAGAGCGGATTTCAAGGAAGAGAAGTTTAACTATTGCCTAAGGGCAGCACAATTTTAAGAGTAAAAATAGCATTCTTAGCTGCAAAGGAGCAGTAGCCTTGGTGTTTATCGGTGATCATCATGATACTTTTGGTGCCGAAGCCGTGCTCGGAGTCCTTGCCTGGCCTTTGGGGCAGACCGTTCTCCAATATTAATTGGCCGGCATAGCTATTCTCTATGAGGATAAGCAAGTTACCCTTATGAGTTTGGCAGTTAGCGCGCACCATTCTATACGCGGGATCGGTTACTAGTGCCGCAGCACTCATGGCATTTTCAAGCCCGTTGGATAGCAAAGCGCAAAGCTCAGTTTCGAGAAATGGAAGGCTCGGCGGCAAGTTAGCCTTCACCGAGAATTTGACACCGTGGGTCTTTGCTTTGACCGCGAAGGAAGAAAGAATAAGATTGACAGTGTTGTTCTTCGAGTAGCGGTGGGGTGTCATCTCTTCAATATCCGCTTGAGTAAGCTGAATATAGTCTAAGGCTTGCTGCTGTTCACCATCGGTAAGATAACCCCTGATTAGGGAAAGATGATGACGCATATCATGCCGGTAAATGGCTACTGCTTTCTGGGCTTCTTTGAGGGCAGACATTTCCAATTCGGATTGTTTGAAAAGTAGCTGTAGGTTAGCATTCTCAAGTGCCATGTCCCGTTTCTGCTTGGATATTTTTAAATACATGATGGAGAATATGAAGTAAACAATAGCAATGGCGGTATCTAAGAATTCAACCACCGCAGGTCCACCACTATATAACAAGTCACTGTATACTGTGATACCATATTCGATTACATAATAAGTCAGAGGCACATATATAAATAAGGAAACAACTCGATGATCTTCTTGCTTCAAACCAATAATAATCGGTGCTGCTGCTTTTATAATTAAGATCAACAAAGGGATCGTGATCAAGATTTGTACCAAATAAGAGATATCGCTGTTATATCCCCAAAAGGACGAAACTACTGTACCGATCCATTTCCGTGGTGTGCATAGTAAATAAGCAGTCAACACAGAAACTAAGGCGATGTTGATAGGTTTCTTGTAATAGATTACCAAGAGTATAATCAAGGGGATATGGGTAAAAAAGGGATAAGATTTATATAAAAAATCTGTACCCAAAAGCAGATGGACACTTAATTGCACTATCAAAAAGCTCAGGGCTATAAAAATAACACTTTTTAAGTATCTTCTAATCGAAACATTGGCAAAGGATAAAGACATTATCAGTCCATATATCAAGACGAAGCAGTAATTAATGATAGAAAATGATAGCATATCAAATTACCCTCACACAGCTCTATATACTTTGCTTCATTTTAGAGAAATTATTAGATAATCACGAAGATTTATTGGGAGAACAGAACAAGTATAGCACGAAAGTCTACCTAATTTAATATTTTTTGACTAGAAGGTATATCGATAGGTTATAAATTAATTAAGACAGTTAGGGAAGGTAGAAAGAAGGGATGTGGCTTGGCGACAATAATCCTCACTTTAGTCGCAGGAATCAGCACCACAGCTTTTATGATTTTATGGTTTTGGGTAGTGCGCGAAAAGTTGCTGGCTAAACAATCTACAGTTCAAAGTGCCGCAAGTCAGCTCATCGTCTGCCGAAAGAAGTATTTACAAGCTAAAGATGAGCTGGACGAATTAGATGCCCAGAGTATTCTCCTGCGTAGTCAAGATATATATATCCAGTCGGTAAGGCTCTATAACCAAACTTTAAGGAAGCCTTGGAACCGCATTCCTGGATTCTGCATGGGTTTTTTCGGGATGTCTGACAAAGAAAGTTCCCAAAAGAAAGGCTGACTCGCCCTTCATGTTGATACTAAAAGGGTGACCTTTTTGTACTGTGCGTGCCTAGGTGCGCATTATCTAGCTGGAAAAAGTAGATACTGTGCTCCTGTTCTACTAAGCGTATATATAGGCCTGTCCCAAATACGAAGGCGCCTTCGTATTTGGGACAGGCCTGTGCATTGTCACCCATTCATACTCACTTGAGCCGAGACTTCTCTGTCGTATTGTGGCATCGTGGTGGACATCTAGGTTATAATAAGATAAGTAAATGAGGGAAATGAGGGAAAACATGTCGCTTCGAAATATTTACTGCGTGGGTCGCAACTACCGATTGCATGCAGAAGAGTTAAATAATGCGGTGCCGGAAGCCCCGTTGATTTTTACCAAACCAACTCATGCTTATACGGAGGCTAAGGGGCAGATCATTAAAATGCCGACCGACAAAGGGGCTGTGCATTATGAAGTGGAGCTCGTCATCCATCTCGACCAAGACTACGAAGAAGGAATGAGCGCCGATGAACTGATTGATAAGATTTCAATTGGGGTGGACTTCACCCTAAGAGAATTGCAAGAAGAACTGAAAAAGAAAGGTTATCCTTGGTTGCCTGCTAAAGGGTTTCCCAATTCTGCTCTTTGTTCTCCGTGGATGCCGTTTGCCGGTCTTGAGGCTATCAAGGAATATGATTTCGCTCTGCTGAAGAATGGGCAAGAAGTCCAGCATGGGAATATAAAAGATATGATTTTCGACATTCCTGAGATCTTAGAATATGTCGCCAAGGAATTTGGACTCGGAGCCGGGGATGTTATCTTCACGGGAACTCCGGCAGGGGTCGGGAAAATACAGGATGGGGATCATTTAATCCTCAAATGGCAAGACACTAAAGTTGGTGAGTGCCAAATCGGTTTCTAATTTCTAAAAAACTATTAAATATTGTATACATGGTGTAAAAAGGTTGATAGAATGTAAAATTCTCGGTAAATTTAAACCATCCCTCGGTAGAGGAAGAATCGTAAAAAACCTTAGAGTATGGAGGATGAACATGGTACGTCTAATTAATAATGGTATATTCCTTATTCAAGGGAAGCAAGCCTTGGAGGTTAAGGATACAAATGTGCTTTGCGATCTGGCAGGGCAACCCGTTCAACCGGATCAACTTCCTCAAGAAGTAATCCTAGATCGTCAAAGTGCCCAACAAAATACGATGGCTTATCAAATCTTATCCCGGCACAATACTTCCGGCACTATGGAGCACTTGAAGATTCGCTTCGATGCCTTGACATCTCATGATATTACCTATGTAGGGATTGTCCAAACCGCTCGGGCTAGTGGCTTAAAGGAATTCCCCATTCCTTATGTTCTGACCAACTGTCATAATAGCTTATCGGCGGTCGGGGGAACCATCAATGAGGATGATCATGTGTTTGGTCTCTCAGCAGCTCAAAAATATGGCGGAATCTTTGTTCCGGCCCATCAAGCAGTGATTCATCAATATATGCGAGAAATGATGACCGGTGGTGGCAAAATGCTGCTTGGCTCAGATAGCCATACCCGTTACGGAGCCTTTGGTACCATGGGCGTGGGCGAAGGGGGACCGGAACTCGTCAAACAACTCTTGCAAAAGACCTATGATATTAAATATCCTGGGGTGGTCGCCATCTATCTGGAAGGTAAACCACAGCCTGGGGTGGGACCTCAAGATGTGGCCTTAGCCATTATTCGGGCCGTCTTCAACAATGGCTTTGTCAAAAATAAAGTCATGGAGTTTGTGGGCCCCGGAATTGCGAACTTATCGGTGGACTTCCGAAGCGGCATCGATGTTATGACCACAGAGACCACTTGCTTAAGCTCCATTTGGGTGACCGATGATCAGGTTAAGAAGTATATGGAGATCCATGGCCGTGGCGAAGCATATGCCAAAGTTGAGCCGGGGAATGTGGCTTATTATGACGGCATGGTCCATGTGGATTTAAGCAAAATTAAACCGATGATTGCTATGCCCTTCCATCCCAGCAACGCCTTTACGATTGAGGAGCTCAACCAAAACCCTTATGATATCCTCAAGCAGGTGGAAGAAGAGGGAAGAAAACAACTGGCTAATCCTAAAATCAATTTCAATCTTACGGATCGCATCAAAAACGGTCGACTGTTTGTAGATCAAGCGATCGTTGCCGGCTGTGCCGGTGGTAGCTATCAAAACATCATGGATGTAGCTACTATTGTCGATAGCCAATCCGTGGGCAGTGATTATCTTTCCTTCAGCGTCTATCCTGCCAGCCAGCCTATTTACTACGAGCTCATCAAGAGAGGTGCCATCGGCAAGCTTATGCAAGCAGGAGCAC from Desulfitobacterium dichloroeliminans LMG P-21439 encodes the following:
- a CDS encoding fumarylacetoacetate hydrolase family protein yields the protein MSLRNIYCVGRNYRLHAEELNNAVPEAPLIFTKPTHAYTEAKGQIIKMPTDKGAVHYEVELVIHLDQDYEEGMSADELIDKISIGVDFTLRELQEELKKKGYPWLPAKGFPNSALCSPWMPFAGLEAIKEYDFALLKNGQEVQHGNIKDMIFDIPEILEYVAKEFGLGAGDVIFTGTPAGVGKIQDGDHLILKWQDTKVGECQIGF
- a CDS encoding hydratase, producing MVRLINNGIFLIQGKQALEVKDTNVLCDLAGQPVQPDQLPQEVILDRQSAQQNTMAYQILSRHNTSGTMEHLKIRFDALTSHDITYVGIVQTARASGLKEFPIPYVLTNCHNSLSAVGGTINEDDHVFGLSAAQKYGGIFVPAHQAVIHQYMREMMTGGGKMLLGSDSHTRYGAFGTMGVGEGGPELVKQLLQKTYDIKYPGVVAIYLEGKPQPGVGPQDVALAIIRAVFNNGFVKNKVMEFVGPGIANLSVDFRSGIDVMTTETTCLSSIWVTDDQVKKYMEIHGRGEAYAKVEPGNVAYYDGMVHVDLSKIKPMIAMPFHPSNAFTIEELNQNPYDILKQVEEEGRKQLANPKINFNLTDRIKNGRLFVDQAIVAGCAGGSYQNIMDVATIVDSQSVGSDYLSFSVYPASQPIYYELIKRGAIGKLMQAGALIKTAFCGPCFGAGDVPANGQLSIRHTTRNFPNREGSKPGDLQISSVALMDARSIAATVINGGRLTPATEIEYTPADADYEFNADIYAKRVYQGFGQAKPETELKFGPNIADWPKMITLPENVLLKFAAVVHDPVTTTDELIPSGETSSYRSNPLRLAEFTLSRKEPLYVSRAKAVHALEKERQGIQSGQKDLSGITGELRATAEKMLQADPALGNVENALANTGIGTVIYAVKPGDGSAREQAASCQRVLGGMANIAQEYATKRYRSNLINWGMLPFTWDYDADITFQVDDYIFIPGIRQSILNEDEFITGQLVTAAGVKEMKLQLNPLTQDEREIILKGSLINYYAAN
- a CDS encoding GHKL domain-containing protein, whose translation is MQLSVHLLLGTDFLYKSYPFFTHIPLIILLVIYYKKPINIALVSVLTAYLLCTPRKWIGTVVSSFWGYNSDISYLVQILITIPLLILIIKAAAPIIIGLKQEDHRVVSLFIYVPLTYYVIEYGITVYSDLLYSGGPAVVEFLDTAIAIVYFIFSIMYLKISKQKRDMALENANLQLLFKQSELEMSALKEAQKAVAIYRHDMRHHLSLIRGYLTDGEQQQALDYIQLTQADIEEMTPHRYSKNNTVNLILSSFAVKAKTHGVKFSVKANLPPSLPFLETELCALLSNGLENAMSAAALVTDPAYRMVRANCQTHKGNLLILIENSYAGQLILENGLPQRPGKDSEHGFGTKSIMMITDKHQGYCSFAAKNAIFTLKIVLPLGNS